A stretch of DNA from Aliarcobacter thereius LMG 24486:
AACTCAAGGACTTAAACAAGCACTAAATAAATATAAATTTGATGCTGTTTTTGGTGGAGCTAGAAGAGATGAGGAGAAATCCCGTGCAAAAGAGAGAATCTACTCTTTTAGAGATAAAAATCACAGATGGGATCCAAAAAATCAAAGACCAGAACTTTGGAATATTTATAATGCAAGAGTTCATAAAGACGAAAGTATTAGAGTTTTTCCACTTTCAAACTGGACAGAACTTGATATTTGGCAATATATTTATCTTGAGCAAATACCAATAGTGCCTCTTTATTTTGCAGATAAAAGACCAATTGTTGAAAAAGATGGTGTGAAAATAATGGTTGATGATAAAAGAATGCCAATAGAAAAAAATGATGTAATAAAAGAGGAGATGGTAAGGTTTAGAACTCTTGGTTGCTATCCTCTAACAGGAGCTGTTAGTTCAAATGCTACAACTTTGGAAGAGATTATAAAAGAGATGCTTTTAAGTCGTACAAGTGAAAGGCAAGGACGAGTTATAGATAATGATAGCTCAGGTTCAATGGAAAAAAAGAAAATTGAAGGATACTTTTAAGATGGAACAAATTAATGATATAAAAGCTTATTTAAAAGAGCATGAAAATAAACAACTTCTTAGATTTATAACTTGTGGAAATGTTGATGATGGCAAATCTACTCTTATTGGAAGATTACTTCATGATTCTAAAACAATTTTTGAAGACCAACTAGAAAATATAAAAAAAGATAGTAAAAAAAACAATACAACAAATAATGAATTTGATCTATCTTTATTGGTTGATGGTTTACAAAGTGAAAGAGAACAAGGGATTACTATTGATGTTGCATATAGATATTTTACAACTCCAAAAAGAAAATTTATTATTGCAGATACACCAGGTCACGAACAATATACAAGAAATATGGCAACGGGAGCTAGTACAGCAAATTTAGCAATTATTTTAATAGATGCCAGATATGGTGTTCAAACTCAAACAAAAAGGCATACCTTTATAAATAAACTTTTAGGTATAGACCATATTGTAGTAGCTGTAAATAAGATGGATTTAGTAGATTTCAAAGAAGAGATTTTTGAATCAATAAAAGAAGATTACCTATCTTTTGCAAAGGAGTTAGAAGTAAAAAGTAAAATAACTTTAATTCCTTTATCTGCTTTAAATGGTGATAATATTGTTGATAGAAGTACAAAATCTCCTTGGTATAAAGGCGAAACTCTATTGGAGTATTTAGAAAATGTAAAAATAGATAGTAATAGAGATTTAGAAAATTTCAGATTTCCTGTTCAATATGTGAATAGACCAAACCTTGATTTTAGAGGTTTTTGTGGAACTATTGCTAGTGGAGTTATAAAAGTTGGAGATGAAATTACAGTTATTCCTTCAAATAAAAGTTCAAAAATAAAAAGTATTGTAACTTATGAAGGAGATTTAACTCATGCATATTGTGATCAAGCTATTACTTTAACTTTAGAAGATGAAATTGATGTAAGTCGTGGAGATATTATTGTAAAAAGTGATAATCTTATTGATGAAGCATCAAGTTTTGATGTTGATTTAGTTTGGCTTAGCGAAAATGCTTTAGTAAAAGAAAAGCAATATTTCATAAAAAGAGCAACTACAACTACAAGTGGAACAATAAATGAGATTTATTATAAAACCGATGTAAATAGTTTAAAACAAGAAAAAACAGATAATTTAGTTTTAAACGAAATAGCAAGAGTAAAACTTGACCTAGAACAAAACATTGCATATGATTCATATGATAAAATAAAAACTATGGGAAGCTTTATAATAATAGATAGAGTTTCAAATAATACAGTCGGTGCAGGAATGATAAGAAGTAAATCTTTTAATCAAAAAGAAAAAAACTCTTATAGTGATTTTGAAATAGAGTTTAATGCTCTTGTTAGAAAACATTTTCCACACTGGAATTGCAAAGAGATTATTCAATAGGGGAGAATTATTTATGTCATACAAACTAAATATAGAAAAAATAAAAAGTGATAAATCAAGCAATGATATTATTGCTGATATATTTTATTACTGTGTTACAGGCGAAATGCTATCAAAAGAGGATTTAGAACGCTTTAAATGGCATGGAATTTATGTTGAAGACAATAATCAAACAAGCTTTAGCCTAAAAATTCCTCTGCTTTTAGGAGAATTAAATTTAATTCAATTAAAAACTATTTTAGCTCTATTAAAAAGATTTGGTTTTGATGAAGTAAATTTCAATGAAGGTCAAAAACTAGAGTTTAAAAATATAAGATTATCAACTCTTCCAAATATTTTTAATATTTTGCAAGAATCTTCTTTGTCAAGTTTTTTTGAATCTGGTCATAGTATAAAAAGTGTTATAACTTGTCCTGTAAATGGTCTTGATTCAACTCAGCTTTTTGATGTTGAAGAGTTAGCAAATAGACTAAATAGTACTTTTGTTGGAAATAAAAACTTCTTTAATCTTCCAAACTCTTTACAATTTGCAATAAGTGGTTATCCTGAAGGTTGTGATGCTGGAGTTATTCCTGATATTAGTTTTAATGCTAGAAAAAATTTAAAAGATAAAATTGTATTTGAGATAAAGATAGGTTCTACTTCAATTGGGAATATTGCTTACTCTCAAGTTATTCCAACAGCAAGAGCCATTGCAAATATTTATAAAGAATATGGTCAAAGAGAAGATTATTTAACTACAGATTTTAAAAGTTTTATAGAAGATTTAGAATTAATAAATTTCTCTCATATTTTATCTTCTATGCTGGATTTTAAGATATTTGATTCTTCTTTAATAAATTCAAATATAGATCCAAAAAAACCAAGAATGGGAATTCATAAAAGTATGAACGATGGTTTTTCATATATTGGTTTAAATTCAAAATATAAAAATTTTACACAAAAGAAACTCGAAGATTTTATTAGAATTTTAGAAGAAAATCAAGCTAGTAAAATAAAAATAACACACAAATCAAATATTATTATACTTGATGCTCCATCACAAAATAGTGAAAATTTAAACTCAAGCCTTTTAGAATTAGAACTTTAGTTTAAAAGCTAAAACTTTTAAACTAAAGGATAGTTTTCAATTACAAAATCAATATCTTTATCACCTCTTCCACTTAAACTCACAAGAATTGATTCATTTTTATTCTCTTTTGCATATCTCATAGCAAAAGCTAGAGCATGAGAAGATTCTAAAGCTGGAATAATACCTTCTAATCTTGATAAAGTATAAAATGCTTCAACTGCTTCATCATCGCTACAAAGTCCTAAATTTATTTTAGAAATACTACTTAAATATGCTAATTCTGGTCCAACAGATGGATAATCAATTCCACTACCAATTGAATGAACAGGTGCTGGTTCACCTTTTTCATCTTTCAACATAATAGAGTTAAATCCGTGCATAACTCCCTCTTCTCCATAAGTTAAACTTGCACTATGTTCACCTATCTTATCACCTTTTCCAGCTGGTTCAACTGCATATAACTTTACACTATCTTCAATAAATCCACTAAATATTCCCATAGCATTACTTCCTCCACCCACACAAGCTGTAACCATATCTGGAAGTTTTCCTGTCATATCTAAAAATTGCTCTCTTGCTTCAAAACCTATTATACTTTGAAAATCTCTAACCATTTTAGGAAAAGGACTTGGACCAACAACAGTACCAATAGCAAACATAGAATTCTTTGTATCTTTTAAATATGCTTCAAATGCACTATCAACAGCCTCTTTTAATGTTTTTAGACCTTTTGTAACTGCTACTATTTTTGCACCTAATATTCTCATTTTTACAACATTAGGATACTCTTTTTTTATATCGACTTCACCCATATGAATTTCGCACTCTAATCCAAAATAAGCAGCTGCAGTTGCCAAAGCAACTCCGTGTTGCCCTGCTCCTGTTTCAGCAATTAGTTTTTTCTTTCCTAAATATTTTGCTAAAAGTGCTTCAGCCATACAGTGATTTAATTTATGAGCTCCAGTATGATTTAAGTCTTCTCTTTTTAGATATATATTTCCACCAACTTTGTTTGATATATTCTTTGCAAAATATATAGGAGTAGGTCTTCCTTGGTAATATTTCCTTATATTTTTTAACTCATTTATAAAGTTAAAATCTTTTGATAGTTTATTATATGCTTCATTTATCTCTAAAAATGGCTTTTCTAATTCAGGTGGAATAAAAGAGCCACCAAACTTCCCAAAATAACCATTTGAATCTGGAAAACTATCTAAATAAGGTTTTTGTCTTTGCATATTAAGTGCCTTTGAAATAAAATACGAAAATAGTATCATATTTTTAATAAGATGGGGGAATTATGAAAGTTGTATTCTTTGGAGTTGGTGCCGTTTGTAGTGTTATTTCAACACTTTTAAGTGAACAAGCAGATAAAAATAAAAAGAGTTGTGCAAAGTTTCTATTTATTGTAAGAAGTGAGAAAAGAGCCAAATTACATTTTTATAAAAATATTGATTTGTTAGAAAACTCAAATTTTTTAGAAATAGAAAATTTTGATGATATTTTTAATAATCCAGATAAGTATAAAAAAGAGTTAAAAGGTTTTGATATTTTTATAAATAGTTCAACGCCTTCATACAATCTTAATATTATGAAACTAGCTTTAGAATTCAATGCAAACTATGCTGATTTAGCTAGTGATATCTATAAAGATGATGTTATAAACTCTTTAAAATTTGAGCAACAAAGCTTTGAAAAAGAGTTTAAAAAAAGAAATCTTTTTGCACTTATAAATCTTGGAATATCTCCAGGAATTACAAACTTTCTAATCGGAGATAGAATTAACTCAATTAAAAATCTTCCTTATGAAGTTAAAATTACAAAGATTGAATTAAATCTTTTAGAAGAGTTGCAATCAAAAAAACTTATCTTTTCGTGGTCACCAAAAGTTGCAATAGATGAACTTGCATTTCCACCAATTTTTGTTAAAAACAATAAAATTAAAAAGATTGAACCGTTTTCAAAATCAAAAATCTATAAGTTTCCATATTTTAGAAATATAGTTGATATTTATCCTGTTTTTCAAGAGGAGCTAATATCTTTAAAAGATAGTTTTCCTGAAATTGAAAATATCAAATTAAATATTGGTGGAAATGAGCTTGAACTTATGAAAAATCTATATCAATTAAATCTTTTTTCAGACAAATACTGTATTGATAATGAAAATGAGAAAATATCTATAAATAGTGTTATAAAAAATATAATTCCTAAAATGAAAAGTCCTGAAGTTATAGAAGATTATATAAAAAAGAAAACTATAAAATATGCAGAATTTTCTGCAATCGCTGATATTTACTTAGAAGTTTCTCATCCAAAAAGTAGAAAAAAGATAACAAGTATTGAATCAATTGGATTATCTTTTAGTAAGTATCTTGACCTTTTAAAAACCCCATATAGTGGAAGTACTTATGTATCTTATCCAACAGGAATCGGAGCTGGAATAATAATTTTCTACTCTTTATTACAAAAAGATCTTTTAAGTGGTGTAATATTAAGTGAAAATCTTCCAAAAATATTTGGTGAGAAATTAAATGATATTATAAAAAGAGAGCTAAGTAGCTATAAAATAAATATTTATAGCCAGATTAAATAGTTTTAAAATACAAATAAGCTAAAATTATCTCTTATATAATTTTTATTAATTTTAAAAAGAGACAATTTATGCATAACAATATTTTTAGACCATTTTTGAATGAAAATGTAGATAAAGAGAATTTCCTAAAATACAATACAATAGGTAAACACAAAGAGAGATACTTTGATTTCACAGCTTCAGGATTAGCATTTAGACAGATTGAAAATAGAATTCATGAAGTACTAGAATTTTATGCAAATACTCACTCAAAAGAGTCAGGAAATGCTAAAATTACAACATCTTTCTATGATGGTGCAAGAGATAATTTAAGAAAATCATTAAAAATTGATGATAATTTTGCCATATTACCAAGTGGCTCAGGAGCAACATCAGCAATAAAACATTTTCAAGAACTTTTGGGACTTTATATTCCACCTGCAACAAAAACTAGATTAAAAAACAATATAGATAAAAAAGCTTTACCTTTAGTTATTGTAGGTCCTTATGAACATCATTCAAACGAAGTATCTTTTAGAGAATCTTTGGCTCAAGTAAAAAGAGTAAGATTACAAGAAGATGGATTGATAGATTTAAAACATCTTGAAAAAATACTTGAAAAGAATAAAAAAAGAGAAATAATAGGCTCTTTTACAATAGCTTCAAATGTTAGTGGAATTGTAACTTGCTATAAAAAAATCTCTAATCTTCTAAAAAAATATAATGCTATTGTATGTTTTGATGCAGCAGCTTCAAGTCCATATATAAATATTCCTTGTAAATACTATGATGCAATGTTTTTATCTCCTCATAAGCTTTTAGGAGGAGTTGGTTCAAGTGGAATTTTAGTTATTAAAAAAACTTTAATAAATACAAAATTAGCTCCAACTTTTAGTGGTGGTGGAACTGTAAAATATGTAAATAAATCTAGCCAAATTTATGAAAAAGATATAGAAATAAGAGAAGATGCAGGAACTCCTGCAATAATCCAATTTATAAAAGCAAGTTTAGCTTATCAACTAAGAGATGAAATTGGACTTGAATATATTCAAAATAAAAAAGAGGAGCTATATTCTTATCTTTTAAATGAACTAAAAACTATTCCAAATCTTGTAATTTATGGAAATAATAAAAGTATGAATATAGGTATTACCTCTTTTAATATAAAAGATTTTAATCCTTATGATTTATGCTCTAAACTTTCTTCTACAAAAAACTTTCAAACAAGAGCTGGTTGTTCTTGTGCTGGACCATATGGTCATGATTTGTTAAATCTAAAAAAAGTATCTATGAAAAATAGACCAGGATGGCTAAGAGTTGGTGTTCATTTTACTCATACAAAAGAGCAGATAAAGAATTTAGTAGATGAGATAAAAGCTCTAATTATTTAGAGTTTATTTATCTCAAAATTTATAGTTAATACTTACATATAAAGAAGTGCTATTGTCCAATTTATATTTTACACCCGTTCCATTTTTTGTATAATCTTTATCAATATTATATTTAGTATAAACCAAGCCTGTTTCTAATTCTAAATTATTTGCAAGTTCATTTATAATTCCAAATTGTGCTCCATATATAAGTGAATTTGGATTTGAACCTTCAAGCTCTTTATTTTCAACATTTACTAGCCCCAAATGAACTCCTAAAAATGCTTTTGTTCCATAGCTATAATTTAAAGGTAAAATATAATCAAAAGATGAATAAAGCTTATTTATATTAGTTTCATCACTAAAACTTGGATTATATATAAAAGATACTCTTCTATAATTTTCTATTATAAATCCACCTTTTAACATAATTAATGTTCCATTTTCAGTATTACTTTTATTATCTATTTTTTGTTTATCAAAATTTAAACCCAATCCTGCACCTAAAAAAGTATCCGTTTTAAATCCCATTGAAAAAAGGTTCATGCTAAAAAATATTGTAAAAAGTGCTAAAAGTTTTCTAATCATATTAATCTTTCATATAAAAATTGGCATTGATTATATTTATTTGTTAGTTACAACTAGATTAAAAAATGATTAACTATTTATTTAAATACTATTAACTAAAA
This window harbors:
- a CDS encoding aminotransferase class V-fold PLP-dependent enzyme, with the translated sequence MHNNIFRPFLNENVDKENFLKYNTIGKHKERYFDFTASGLAFRQIENRIHEVLEFYANTHSKESGNAKITTSFYDGARDNLRKSLKIDDNFAILPSGSGATSAIKHFQELLGLYIPPATKTRLKNNIDKKALPLVIVGPYEHHSNEVSFRESLAQVKRVRLQEDGLIDLKHLEKILEKNKKREIIGSFTIASNVSGIVTCYKKISNLLKKYNAIVCFDAAASSPYINIPCKYYDAMFLSPHKLLGGVGSSGILVIKKTLINTKLAPTFSGGGTVKYVNKSSQIYEKDIEIREDAGTPAIIQFIKASLAYQLRDEIGLEYIQNKKEELYSYLLNELKTIPNLVIYGNNKSMNIGITSFNIKDFNPYDLCSKLSSTKNFQTRAGCSCAGPYGHDLLNLKKVSMKNRPGWLRVGVHFTHTKEQIKNLVDEIKALII
- a CDS encoding sulfite reductase, translated to MSYKLNIEKIKSDKSSNDIIADIFYYCVTGEMLSKEDLERFKWHGIYVEDNNQTSFSLKIPLLLGELNLIQLKTILALLKRFGFDEVNFNEGQKLEFKNIRLSTLPNIFNILQESSLSSFFESGHSIKSVITCPVNGLDSTQLFDVEELANRLNSTFVGNKNFFNLPNSLQFAISGYPEGCDAGVIPDISFNARKNLKDKIVFEIKIGSTSIGNIAYSQVIPTARAIANIYKEYGQREDYLTTDFKSFIEDLELINFSHILSSMLDFKIFDSSLINSNIDPKKPRMGIHKSMNDGFSYIGLNSKYKNFTQKKLEDFIRILEENQASKIKITHKSNIIILDAPSQNSENLNSSLLELEL
- a CDS encoding saccharopine dehydrogenase C-terminal domain-containing protein, with translation MKVVFFGVGAVCSVISTLLSEQADKNKKSCAKFLFIVRSEKRAKLHFYKNIDLLENSNFLEIENFDDIFNNPDKYKKELKGFDIFINSSTPSYNLNIMKLALEFNANYADLASDIYKDDVINSLKFEQQSFEKEFKKRNLFALINLGISPGITNFLIGDRINSIKNLPYEVKITKIELNLLEELQSKKLIFSWSPKVAIDELAFPPIFVKNNKIKKIEPFSKSKIYKFPYFRNIVDIYPVFQEELISLKDSFPEIENIKLNIGGNELELMKNLYQLNLFSDKYCIDNENEKISINSVIKNIIPKMKSPEVIEDYIKKKTIKYAEFSAIADIYLEVSHPKSRKKITSIESIGLSFSKYLDLLKTPYSGSTYVSYPTGIGAGIIIFYSLLQKDLLSGVILSENLPKIFGEKLNDIIKRELSSYKINIYSQIK
- the trpB gene encoding tryptophan synthase subunit beta, with the protein product MQRQKPYLDSFPDSNGYFGKFGGSFIPPELEKPFLEINEAYNKLSKDFNFINELKNIRKYYQGRPTPIYFAKNISNKVGGNIYLKREDLNHTGAHKLNHCMAEALLAKYLGKKKLIAETGAGQHGVALATAAAYFGLECEIHMGEVDIKKEYPNVVKMRILGAKIVAVTKGLKTLKEAVDSAFEAYLKDTKNSMFAIGTVVGPSPFPKMVRDFQSIIGFEAREQFLDMTGKLPDMVTACVGGGSNAMGIFSGFIEDSVKLYAVEPAGKGDKIGEHSASLTYGEEGVMHGFNSIMLKDEKGEPAPVHSIGSGIDYPSVGPELAYLSSISKINLGLCSDDEAVEAFYTLSRLEGIIPALESSHALAFAMRYAKENKNESILVSLSGRGDKDIDFVIENYPLV
- the cysN gene encoding sulfate adenylyltransferase subunit CysN encodes the protein MEQINDIKAYLKEHENKQLLRFITCGNVDDGKSTLIGRLLHDSKTIFEDQLENIKKDSKKNNTTNNEFDLSLLVDGLQSEREQGITIDVAYRYFTTPKRKFIIADTPGHEQYTRNMATGASTANLAIILIDARYGVQTQTKRHTFINKLLGIDHIVVAVNKMDLVDFKEEIFESIKEDYLSFAKELEVKSKITLIPLSALNGDNIVDRSTKSPWYKGETLLEYLENVKIDSNRDLENFRFPVQYVNRPNLDFRGFCGTIASGVIKVGDEITVIPSNKSSKIKSIVTYEGDLTHAYCDQAITLTLEDEIDVSRGDIIVKSDNLIDEASSFDVDLVWLSENALVKEKQYFIKRATTTTSGTINEIYYKTDVNSLKQEKTDNLVLNEIARVKLDLEQNIAYDSYDKIKTMGSFIIIDRVSNNTVGAGMIRSKSFNQKEKNSYSDFEIEFNALVRKHFPHWNCKEIIQ
- the cysD gene encoding sulfate adenylyltransferase subunit CysD; translation: MLDTKQLTHLKQLEAESIHIIREVVAEFDNPVMMYSVGKDSAVMLHLALKAFAPAKLPFPLLHVDTLWKFKEMIAFRDKRAKEEGFELLVHTNQDGIDMNISPFTHGSAVHTDIMKTQGLKQALNKYKFDAVFGGARRDEEKSRAKERIYSFRDKNHRWDPKNQRPELWNIYNARVHKDESIRVFPLSNWTELDIWQYIYLEQIPIVPLYFADKRPIVEKDGVKIMVDDKRMPIEKNDVIKEEMVRFRTLGCYPLTGAVSSNATTLEEIIKEMLLSRTSERQGRVIDNDSSGSMEKKKIEGYF